GGTCAGGTCTATCGGGTCGATGCCGATGGTCAATGGACCTTCTGCGGGCATCCAGGCATCGAAGACGCCACACCCGAAGAAACACCCACCACGGGACATAACACGGGCAAAGCCGACAACGCCACCGCGCTCACGGTTTATCAGGGTCGGCTCTACGCCACCAGCCTCTATCGCGAGGGGGCCTTTGTCTATGATGGGGGCACCACCTGGACGCCCATAGGTCCAGACGTGCGGCTGATGAGTTTCACCATCTATCGGGATCGGCTCTATACCCTCGTCAACGGCGGCCCGGTTCTTCGCTACGAAGGCAACGCCGAATGGACTGACTGCGGCTGCCCCGAAACCTCCACCCAGACCTACTCGGCGGTCACTTTTGAGGGCCGGCTCTATGTCGGCACCTGGCCTCAGGGCGAAGTCTATCGATATGACGGCAACACGACCTGGACCTGTCTGGGCAGGGTCGGATACGAACGCGAAATCATGGCCATGGGACTATATAACGGCAAAGTCTATATCGGTTCGCTCCCAATGGCCAACGTCTGGCGGATGGACGGCAATCAGTTCACATTCCTGGAGTCTCTGGACAGCACGTCTGCGCCCTTGCGGCGGGTCTGGTCCATGGCCGTTTATCAGGGCCGCCTCTATGCTGGCACTCTGCCGTCTGGACATGTCTATTCGGTAGAAGCCGGAAAAGTCGCCACCTGGGACCACACATTGCCCGAAGGATGGCGACACGTAGCCGCCGTCAAGCAAGGCGGTGTTTTGACTCTGTACGTCGATGGAATCCCCGTCGCTACAACAGATAGCTTCAATCCAAAACGCTACGACCTCAACCCCAACTGTCCCCTCTTAATCGGCTTTGGCGCCCACGACTATTTCAAAGGCGCCCTGCGAGACATCCGTATCTATCGCCGGGGCCTCACACAACGGGAAATCCAGCGCCTTCAGTGACGGCTCTTCAGCCACCAGCGCATGGTATTACTGACCATATCCGCTGCGTCTCGTTGAACCCAATGGCCGCTGCTGGGGATGGTGACGAGTGTGTAGTCTTTGTTGATCCAATTCCACGTGTCGCGTAACCCGTCTTTGTCAACAGCCTTGTCTTTCAACCCGTGGAATTGCAATACGGGCATGGTGAGATTGGGCATCCCCAGGCTCTGGCCAGACCCCGCAGTTAGACCGCTATAGGCCGCCCGGTAATAGTCGAGCATGCCCTTGACCGAGGATTGGGAGAACGCATTGATGTAGCGCTGCCGCACTTCGTCTGGGGCATTACCCACCGAAATACGTGTAAGCACCTCGGGCGAGAACCGTTTTTCGTATTCAGGCGTTTGAAAGTCGGTAATGTATTGAGTATTCTTCTTTTGCTCTGCCGTCGCGTTACGCAGCACGGTGCCGTAGCCCTTCGGGTGAGTCAGATTGCAGATCACCAGCTTGTTGACGAGTTGCGGATAGTGCATGGCGAACCGCCACGAAATGGCGCCACCCCAATCGTGACCAACGAGGGTGACCGAATCGACCTCCAGGTCCTTGATTACAGCTTCGACATCCGACATGAGATGGGACATGGTGTAGTGTTCCACGCCTTCGGGCTTGCCGCTCTTGTTGTAGGCGCGTGTGTCCATAGCGACGGTCTTATAGTTGTCGGAAAGAGCGGCCATCTGTTCGCGCCAGGTATACCAAAAATCGGGAAAGCCATGGACAAAGAGAATAACGGGGCCTTCGCCCAGGGTGACGTAGTGGAGTGCCACCCCGTCGTTATCCGTCTCATGGTGCTCGACGCGGTCGAATACATCTGCCTTGACGTTAGCTATCGGGGATTTGACGGCACCCTTTAGGCGTTCCTGCTGCGCCTGCCCCTGGGCGAAGAAAATGCAGGAGCAAATGACCACCAGTATTGAGCGTGTCATGCGTTGTTTGGTTCGTTGTGACGGTTTCATGGCGTTCATCGTTCCAATGGTTTGGGGAATCAGGCTTTTGATGTTTGTTGGGCTTCACAAGTTTGTTTCCAGACATGGTGCTCTGCCATCATCTTTTCAACTTTTTCAGGGAAGGTCGCACGCAGATCGCGTTGTTCGTCGGGATCGGTACTCAGATCGAACAGACCGTCTGGTTTGCCGTCTGTGGCGTGGAGTTTCAGATTGCCCTCACGGACTGCGTCCTCTGTTCTATACGTCCAGTGCAGGGTGCGGTCCAGGGGTTGCTCTTTTCCTTCGAAAAGAGGCCACGCGTTTTGGGCGTCAATGACGCGGTCGTCGGGCACGGTTGCACCGGCGAGAGCGGCGAATGTGGCGTAGAGATCGTAGTGTACCCAGGGGGTGTGGATTTTTGTATTTGGAGCGATTTTTCCCGGCCAGACCGCGTTGCAGATGACTCTGAGTGAACGCTCCCATAGGGTTCGACCATAACCATTGGTTCGGCTGCCTCCCTGGTCGCTTAAGAAGACGATGAGCGTGTTTTCCGCAATACCGGCATGGTGTACCGCATCCAACACGCGCCCCACGCACAGGTCCAGGTATTCGACCATATATTGATAATTTACGAGTGGATCATCGCTGTGATAGTATCCGGGTGGGGCCTGGTAGGGGCCGTGTGGGGCATAAAAGGGGAGATTCAGGTAGAAGGGATCGGGCCTTTGGGATTGGCGGTTGATAAATTTGATGGCTTCATCCGTAAATAGGGTATCGAAGTAACCTTCGTCCGCTATGGGTTCCAGGCCGCGAAAAAAGTGGCTCTTCATGTCGCGGTTGTACAGGTGGGTGTAGTAGTCGGCATGGCCTGCGTTGCTGCCGTAAAATTCATGAAAGCCGTGGTGTAGCGGGTTGAATTTTGCGGCATATCCCAGGTTCCATTTTCCAAACAGCCCTGTTGTGTATCCGGCATTTCGCAAAAGTCTGGCTATAGAGACTTCCTGGAGCGAGAGGCCGGATTCCGGATCATCTGGGCGTGTCTGTGAGTTGATGCCAACCCGATACGGGTGTCTGCCCGTGTTCCAGGCACAACGCGCTGGTGAACACAGCGGGGTTGCGATCAGGCAGTTGTCGAAGACAACGCCCTCGCTCGCCATCGCGTTCAGTCTGGGAGTTTTGAATATCCCTTCGCCATAATAATCGACTGCTTCGCAGCCGAGGTTGTCGGCGACCATGAAGATGATATTGGGATTGTTTTTCATAGTAATTTCTCTTAAAAA
The window above is part of the Gemmatimonadota bacterium genome. Proteins encoded here:
- a CDS encoding LamG domain-containing protein, yielding MDPDLIAHWPFQENLKDHSESGLSIQNHGVEIGESGGRRSAQFNGEDTFLEVPCDLSIGTGDFSCAGWIYTEKTEVVGDILSQFDPETRQGWQISVLTNTGMTSTAQSNYRNLHFGIDNGYLGSWTDCGRPGQAVKISALSTIDGHLYAGTFENGKEEVGHLWRYEGEKRWTDLGNPVGCNSVNAVVEFQGALYCALGRYNSIGSALGDPLNTTPGGQVYRVDADGQWTFCGHPGIEDATPEETPTTGHNTGKADNATALTVYQGRLYATSLYREGAFVYDGGTTWTPIGPDVRLMSFTIYRDRLYTLVNGGPVLRYEGNAEWTDCGCPETSTQTYSAVTFEGRLYVGTWPQGEVYRYDGNTTWTCLGRVGYEREIMAMGLYNGKVYIGSLPMANVWRMDGNQFTFLESLDSTSAPLRRVWSMAVYQGRLYAGTLPSGHVYSVEAGKVATWDHTLPEGWRHVAAVKQGGVLTLYVDGIPVATTDSFNPKRYDLNPNCPLLIGFGAHDYFKGALRDIRIYRRGLTQREIQRLQ
- a CDS encoding alpha/beta hydrolase, whose amino-acid sequence is MNAMKPSQRTKQRMTRSILVVICSCIFFAQGQAQQERLKGAVKSPIANVKADVFDRVEHHETDNDGVALHYVTLGEGPVILFVHGFPDFWYTWREQMAALSDNYKTVAMDTRAYNKSGKPEGVEHYTMSHLMSDVEAVIKDLEVDSVTLVGHDWGGAISWRFAMHYPQLVNKLVICNLTHPKGYGTVLRNATAEQKKNTQYITDFQTPEYEKRFSPEVLTRISVGNAPDEVRQRYINAFSQSSVKGMLDYYRAAYSGLTAGSGQSLGMPNLTMPVLQFHGLKDKAVDKDGLRDTWNWINKDYTLVTIPSSGHWVQRDAADMVSNTMRWWLKSRH
- a CDS encoding sulfatase-like hydrolase/transferase is translated as MKDSSSFASRSDNSTVEGRMSSSRSMYCANWPMRAIPILRTDIAPGSSNHKFIFFNFLREITMKNNPNIIFMVADNLGCEAVDYYGEGIFKTPRLNAMASEGVVFDNCLIATPLCSPARCAWNTGRHPYRVGINSQTRPDDPESGLSLQEVSIARLLRNAGYTTGLFGKWNLGYAAKFNPLHHGFHEFYGSNAGHADYYTHLYNRDMKSHFFRGLEPIADEGYFDTLFTDEAIKFINRQSQRPDPFYLNLPFYAPHGPYQAPPGYYHSDDPLVNYQYMVEYLDLCVGRVLDAVHHAGIAENTLIVFLSDQGGSRTNGYGRTLWERSLRVICNAVWPGKIAPNTKIHTPWVHYDLYATFAALAGATVPDDRVIDAQNAWPLFEGKEQPLDRTLHWTYRTEDAVREGNLKLHATDGKPDGLFDLSTDPDEQRDLRATFPEKVEKMMAEHHVWKQTCEAQQTSKA